The proteins below come from a single Rhodohalobacter sp. SW132 genomic window:
- a CDS encoding alginate lyase family protein codes for MNRIVLEVLLFGSLFSIGCFENDTRSDAGSADLDPDRFEMNETGNIPFDYAQELLDLSPVSVIDKPGNSLINNPRTYLSLACYWWPDPDSKDGTPYIRKDGEVNPETRSDKSDLPKMIEMAQRVETLTNAYKMSGEEEFADKAIEQLLTWFVDDNTAMYPHLDHAQMVKGRNSGRSYGVIDTWWLIRVIESIPVLRYSDYWNIEIEQGLRAWFTHYLNWLRNSDFGQTEMQSKNNHGTWYDLQVVTFARFVDQNDFAIHHMEEITRSRIARQISLSGRQKYETRRPRPLHYSIYNLSGLMKLALHGNDLEVDLKTKSGFFSGTLEDALLYLVKSMDGIDPQILMDEFDQTDTDLLYLNLLRDGLQLFPRPEIKTELMRLTQVSYE; via the coding sequence ATGAATAGAATAGTTCTTGAAGTTTTACTTTTTGGATCCCTATTTAGCATTGGCTGTTTTGAAAATGATACTCGCTCTGATGCCGGCTCTGCTGATCTAGACCCAGATCGATTTGAAATGAATGAAACCGGGAATATTCCTTTCGATTATGCACAAGAACTGCTTGATCTATCCCCCGTTTCTGTTATCGATAAACCCGGTAATTCATTGATAAATAATCCCCGCACCTACCTGAGTTTGGCGTGCTACTGGTGGCCTGATCCTGATTCGAAAGATGGCACACCCTATATTCGCAAGGATGGTGAAGTGAACCCGGAGACTCGCTCCGATAAATCTGATCTGCCCAAAATGATAGAAATGGCACAGCGCGTAGAAACCCTGACTAACGCTTACAAGATGAGTGGTGAAGAAGAGTTTGCTGATAAAGCCATTGAACAGCTGCTAACCTGGTTCGTTGATGACAACACCGCCATGTATCCACACCTGGATCATGCTCAAATGGTGAAGGGCCGAAACTCCGGACGTTCATACGGCGTGATCGATACCTGGTGGCTGATCCGTGTAATAGAATCCATTCCGGTATTGAGATATTCTGATTACTGGAATATTGAAATTGAACAAGGTCTCAGGGCGTGGTTTACCCACTACCTGAATTGGCTGAGAAACAGTGATTTTGGCCAAACGGAAATGCAATCAAAAAATAATCATGGTACGTGGTATGATCTGCAGGTGGTTACATTTGCACGATTTGTGGATCAGAATGATTTTGCCATTCACCACATGGAAGAAATAACCCGCAGCAGAATTGCCCGGCAAATAAGCTTGTCCGGCCGTCAAAAATATGAAACGCGCCGGCCGCGGCCGCTTCACTACAGCATCTATAATCTTAGCGGTTTAATGAAACTGGCCCTTCATGGTAACGACCTGGAAGTAGACCTGAAAACCAAGTCAGGTTTTTTCAGCGGAACTCTTGAAGATGCTCTTCTCTACCTGGTAAAAAGCATGGATGGAATTGATCCCCAAATCCTGATGGACGAATTTGATCAAACGGATACGGATCTTTTATACCTGAATCTGCTGAGAGATGGATTGCAGTTGTTTCCAAGACCTGAAATCAAAACTGAGCTTATGCGTTTAACCCAGGTATCTTACGAATAG